CCGCTACAAGGGGCCGGATCACAAGCGGTACCTGCACCTCGTGACCTGGCACCAGCATCAGAAGATCAACCGGCCCAGCAAGAGCCGCCTCCCTGGCTGCCCGATTCACGACGCTTCGGTCGCTACCGCTCCCGCCATGAGCGCCGGTGTCGCGGAGTCCTCACTGCCGTCTCACGAAGTCTTCGGTGAGGGCTCCGGCGAGGCCCGTGAGTCCGCACTGAATCCGAGGCGTGATAGCGAAACCGCAGGTGAGGAGCGCGTCACGGAGTCCTCCATGACGGATCAGGGAGCGCTCTATGAAGCAGCAGTGACGTCTCACCGTCCGGATCTAGGACCTAGGACCGTGGATCTAGGAGATATCCCTTCGGGGGGCGCAAGCGCCCACGCGCCCGACACCGTCTCAGCCAAGCAGCTCCTTGGCGAGTACGTCGCCGCTTGCAATCACCGCCCGCCGGGTGCCTTCCTGAACCATCTCGGCGGTCAGGTGCGCAAGCTGCTCGACGAGGGCATCGCTCCCGCCCACCTCCGGGCCGCCCTCGAACGCCACCGGGTCAAGGGCCTGTCCCCGGGCGTCCTGCCCAGCCTGGTCCACGAGGTCATGAACGCCGCATCCTCTGCCCCGCCCGCCGCCCACCGGGCGTGGACGAACCCCACCGACGTCGTCGCCGCCTACGGAGATGAGCTCTGACCGCCGCCCTCACCCGCGCACCCCAGCCCGTCGGCGCGATCACCGACCGGCTCAACACGATCCTCGCCAACCGCGGCATCGACCTCACCACCGCTGCTGCACACGAGCCGGCGCCCGAGACGATCACCGCCCTGGAACTCGCCGACGCCCGCATCCCCGCCCGCTACCGCCGCGCCCTGGCCGACCACCCCCAGATCACCGCCTGGGCCGACCAGATCGCCCGCGCCGGACGCCCCGGCCCGACCGGACCCGGCATCGCCGAAGGCCCATCGCTGCTGATCGCCGGCCCCACCGGCACCGGCAAGACCCACCAGGCATACGGCGCCGTCCGCGCCCTCCTCACCCGAGGCGTCCGCCTGCGCTGGGAAGCCACCACCTCCGCCGACCTCCACGCGCGCCTCCGCCCCCGCGTCGGCCACGACGGCGAACGGGAGCTGCAGACGCTGGCCCGCTGCCCACTGCTGCTCCTGGACGACCTCGGCGCGGCCAAGACCAGCGAATGGACCGAGGAGCTCACCTATCGGCTCATCAACCACCGGTACGAGCACATGCTCCCCACCCTCATCACCACCAACCTCCCCACCGCCGAGCTCCGCACCGCCCTCGGCGACCGCGTCGCCTCCCGCCTCGCCGAAATGACCGAACGCGTCATCCTCACCGGCCCCGACCGACGCCGCACCGCGCCCACTGCCTGAACGGCGCGCGCTTCCTCCTCACCGCCCAGCCCGTCCGCGCTTCCGCATGCCCTCGAACACGCGGACCCCTTGGAGAACCTCTGCATGACACCTGGCACCACCACACTCATCAACGCCAACGGCCTCGGCATGCCCGCCTTGCCGCACTGGCTCCCAGCGCCTGCAGCCATGGCCGCCCTGTTCGTCGTCGCGCTGTCCGCCGCATGGTCCCTGCAGCGGTACCTACGGAAGCGGAGCGCTGAACAGCGCCGTAGCACCGCCGCGATCCCGGTCGCCGCCATCGCCGCGATCGGCTGCACCGCCTACAGCGCGGACACAAGCTGGCGCTTCGCCGCCGACTACCTCGACATGGGCAGCACCATCGAGCGCGCCGCGATGTTCGCCGCCGCCGAACTCGCTCTGTTCGCCACCGCGCTCATGGCCCGGCAGAACCTCAACGGCCCGAAGCAGGCGCCCGGCGCGCCCGGCACCCTCACCTGGGTAATCACCGGCGTGCAGATCGTGCCTGCCTACGCCGAGTCCGGCCTGGTCGGCGGGACTGTGCGGGCCGTCGTCGGCCCGGTCCTGGCGGCCGTGCTCTGGCACCTCGCCATGGGCATCGAACTGCGC
Above is a window of Streptomyces sp. DT2A-34 DNA encoding:
- a CDS encoding ATP-binding protein produces the protein MTAALTRAPQPVGAITDRLNTILANRGIDLTTAAAHEPAPETITALELADARIPARYRRALADHPQITAWADQIARAGRPGPTGPGIAEGPSLLIAGPTGTGKTHQAYGAVRALLTRGVRLRWEATTSADLHARLRPRVGHDGERELQTLARCPLLLLDDLGAAKTSEWTEELTYRLINHRYEHMLPTLITTNLPTAELRTALGDRVASRLAEMTERVILTGPDRRRTAPTA